Proteins encoded in a region of the Solanum dulcamara chromosome 9, daSolDulc1.2, whole genome shotgun sequence genome:
- the LOC129903157 gene encoding uncharacterized protein LOC129903157 has translation MESAFVSTALRTTTSSLLKRRETPLDALFHLPFSRNYVKCWGISLSFRKPKKYKVFNCNVKVEDEACELVNGVELSIGDGVDSIDAYLCNAVKNNNGTGILLLSDIFGFEDSFTRDFAYRVACNGYNVLVPDMFRGNPWRKDEPQALFEQWIGSVDKQQVVKDIFTSTKWMANEFVAAGISKKFGVIGFCFGGGLLIDILAQDQGCGFGVGISFYGTRIDLSVASKIEAPLLLIAGDNDPLCPVNVLKEVENNANGCKMVVFEGRGHGFAHRPQSLEDDKDAEEAFLMMRNWLHDGLLSEN, from the exons ATGGAGTCAGCCTTTGTGTCGACAGCTCTTAGGACGACTACGAGCAGCCTCCTTAAAAGGAGGGAGACACCACTTGATGCTCTTTTTCATCTTCCATTTTCG AGAAACTATGTGAAGTGTTGGGGTATTTCGTTATCCTTCAGAAAGCCTAAAAAATACAAAGTCTTTAATTGCAATGTGAAAGTAGAGGATGAGGCTTGTGAACTGGTTAACGGAGTTGAGCTTTCCATTGGGGATGGAGTTGATAGCATTGATGCTTATCTCTGCAATGCTGTAAAGAACAACAATGGTACTGGCATTTTGCTCTTATCTGATATCTTTGGATTTGAGGACTCATTTACCAGAGATTTCGCATACCGTGTTGCATGCAATGGATACAA TGTTCTGGTACCAGATATGTTCCGTGGCAATCCATGGAGAAAGGATGAACCCCAAGCTTTGTTTGAGCAATGGATCGGTAGTGTAGACAAACAACAGGTTGTGAAAGACATTTTCACATCGACAAAATGGATGGCCAATGAATTTGTGGCTGCAGGAATATCAAAGAAGTTTGGTGTGATTGGATTTTGCTTTGGAGGTGGCCTGTTAATAGACATATTGGCTCAAGACCAGGGTTGTGGGTTTGGTGTTGGGATCTCATTCTACGGCACACGGATTGACTTATCTGTTGCTAGCAAGATTGAGGCTCCACTATTACTTATCGCCGGTGACAACGATCCACTTTGTCCTGTGAATGTCTTGAAGGAGGTTGAAAATAATGCCAATGGTTGCAAAATGGTGGTTTTTGAGGGAAGGGGTCATGGTTTTGCCCATCGACCTCAATCATTAGAAGACGATAAAGATGCAGAAGAGGCATTCTTGATGATGAGAAACTGGCTGCATGATGGCCTACTTTCTGAAAATTGA